From one Bacteroides intestinalis DSM 17393 genomic stretch:
- a CDS encoding glycoside hydrolase family 13 protein gives MKKLFLILGTFLLSLSTYAAMNVNKIDPPFWYAGMRNPELQLMVYGEDIGNSSVTVNYPGVSLSSTVKLESPNYLIVYLRLEKDVKPGKVALTFAQGKKKIVKEYELKARGKKSCEHTGFDASDALYLLMPDRFANGNPDNDQIPGMAEYKVDRNDPNARHGGDLAGIEQNLDYFSDLGVTALWFTPVLENNMTGGSYHGYATTDYYKVDPRFGTNEEYQQLISKCHDRGIKIVMDMIFNHCGVEHPWIKDMPSKDWFNNPDHEKNFVQTSFKLTPHVDPYTSQYDFDQMNDGWFVTAMPDLNQKNPHVYRYLVQNSFWWIEYANIDGIRMDTYPYADYDAMSNWMKELNEEYPNYNTVGETWVTEPAYTAWWQMDSKLSAPKNSNLKTVMDFSFFDKINTAKNEQTETWFKGLDRVYNNFVYDFLYPNPASVLAFIENHDTDRFLGEGNNLPMLKQASTLLLTTRRIPQLYYGTEIMMNGVKSKSDGYVRKDFPGGWTGDTETALTAAGRSKIQNECYNFYKTLLNWRKGNDVIAKGNMVQFMVQNGVYAYARQHEGKTVFVMLNGTDAETTVPLKFYKEILKDSKQGKDILSGKTVTFGESLTMGPRESLVIEL, from the coding sequence ATGAAAAAATTATTCCTTATCCTGGGAACGTTTTTACTTTCCCTTAGTACTTATGCAGCTATGAACGTAAACAAAATCGACCCTCCGTTTTGGTACGCTGGAATGCGAAATCCCGAACTCCAACTTATGGTCTACGGTGAAGACATCGGTAACTCTTCCGTTACTGTCAACTATCCCGGCGTTTCTTTGAGCAGCACTGTCAAGCTGGAAAGCCCGAACTACCTGATTGTCTACCTGAGACTGGAGAAAGATGTGAAACCCGGTAAAGTAGCTCTCACTTTTGCACAAGGCAAAAAGAAAATCGTCAAAGAGTATGAACTGAAAGCACGCGGCAAGAAAAGCTGTGAACATACAGGTTTTGATGCTTCCGACGCCCTCTACCTGTTGATGCCCGACCGTTTCGCAAACGGCAACCCGGACAATGACCAAATCCCCGGCATGGCCGAATACAAAGTAGACCGCAATGATCCAAACGCCCGCCATGGTGGTGACCTTGCAGGTATTGAGCAAAATCTGGATTACTTCTCCGACCTGGGTGTAACTGCCCTTTGGTTCACTCCGGTACTGGAAAACAATATGACTGGTGGTTCGTACCACGGCTATGCTACTACCGATTACTATAAAGTTGATCCACGTTTCGGTACCAATGAAGAGTATCAGCAACTGATATCCAAATGCCACGACCGCGGTATCAAGATTGTAATGGATATGATCTTCAACCACTGCGGTGTAGAGCATCCATGGATTAAAGATATGCCATCTAAAGACTGGTTCAACAATCCCGATCATGAAAAGAACTTCGTGCAGACTTCTTTCAAACTGACTCCGCACGTTGATCCTTATACTTCACAATACGATTTCGATCAGATGAACGACGGTTGGTTTGTTACCGCTATGCCGGACCTTAACCAAAAGAATCCGCACGTATATCGCTACCTTGTACAGAACAGCTTCTGGTGGATTGAGTACGCCAATATCGACGGTATCCGCATGGACACTTATCCGTATGCCGACTATGACGCCATGAGCAACTGGATGAAAGAGCTGAACGAAGAATACCCCAACTACAACACCGTAGGCGAAACCTGGGTTACCGAACCGGCTTATACAGCCTGGTGGCAAATGGATTCCAAACTCTCTGCCCCGAAGAACAGCAACCTGAAAACCGTTATGGACTTTAGCTTCTTCGATAAAATCAACACTGCCAAGAACGAGCAGACCGAAACATGGTTCAAAGGTCTGGATCGCGTATACAATAACTTCGTATACGACTTCCTCTACCCCAACCCGGCTTCCGTACTGGCATTTATCGAAAACCATGATACCGACCGCTTCCTGGGTGAAGGCAACAATCTGCCAATGCTGAAACAAGCTTCTACCCTGCTACTTACCACCCGCCGTATTCCGCAACTCTACTATGGTACGGAAATCATGATGAACGGTGTGAAGAGCAAGAGTGACGGATACGTTCGTAAGGACTTCCCCGGTGGATGGACTGGCGATACAGAAACTGCACTGACAGCCGCAGGACGCAGCAAGATACAGAACGAGTGTTATAACTTCTACAAGACCTTATTGAACTGGCGTAAAGGAAACGATGTTATTGCCAAAGGTAACATGGTGCAATTCATGGTACAGAATGGTGTTTATGCCTATGCCCGCCAGCACGAAGGTAAAACCGTATTCGTAATGTTGAATGGTACAGATGCCGAAACTACTGTTCCTTTGAAATTCTACAAAGAAATATTGAAAGATTCCAAACAAGGAAAAGATATTCTCAGCGGAAAGACAGTTACATTCGGTGAATCACTGACAATGGGACCAAGAGAATCATTGGTTATCGAATTATAA
- a CDS encoding MFS transporter, which produces MVKLNLPLRPWVPQWLGIVTMFVLMFPIIMLNGTYTGSMLEVSSTLGILSEDITMGYYAAAAGMAVAYPIIPKIRAIATPKTMLLTDLILQIFLSYVCAQVGNMDITIICSFFIGFLKAFIMLEFIIQVRPFFSPKNVRSEFYAYFYPIVFSGGQISMALTSQLAYYYQWQYMYYFTILLMLIAIIFILLFFRYAKRPMRIPYKEIDGRSMFIIAATLLFSIYIFTYGKTLDWFSSPKIRIYTIAIPILIYLFIHRQRTQEKPYVSLKPLHHHKSIIGYTFMVLVMFFSASSSLITNYLNSIIRVDSVHANSLSLVLIPGFIVGAIICFWWFRWQRWRFRYLISGGMFCYVIYLVILYFGITPYSTYEMLYFPVFLRGLGMMTLFIAFGVYVVEDLDPKLMLSNAFFLISLRSVLAPAISASFFSNLLYYLQIKGMNTLSEHMTLTNPLASSRYAQAMNSALAQGHGYDEASQLAANNFYSTLQQQSLLLGIKTVIGYLLIAALVIAVVSAFIPFHKTLKVAVVKTGDDMV; this is translated from the coding sequence ATGGTAAAACTGAACCTTCCACTCCGTCCCTGGGTACCGCAATGGCTGGGTATTGTCACTATGTTCGTGCTGATGTTCCCTATCATTATGCTCAACGGAACCTATACGGGAAGCATGCTGGAAGTCAGCAGTACCCTCGGAATACTCAGCGAAGACATCACAATGGGGTATTATGCGGCAGCGGCAGGTATGGCGGTAGCTTATCCCATCATTCCTAAGATTCGTGCGATTGCCACTCCTAAGACGATGCTGCTTACCGATCTGATCCTGCAAATCTTTCTCAGCTACGTCTGCGCCCAGGTTGGCAATATGGACATCACCATTATATGCAGCTTCTTCATCGGCTTCCTGAAAGCCTTCATCATGTTAGAGTTTATTATTCAGGTACGCCCGTTCTTTAGTCCGAAGAATGTGCGTAGCGAGTTCTACGCCTACTTCTACCCCATCGTATTCTCCGGCGGACAAATATCCATGGCGCTGACATCACAATTGGCCTATTACTATCAGTGGCAATACATGTATTACTTTACAATCCTCCTGATGCTGATTGCCATTATCTTTATCCTGTTGTTTTTCCGGTATGCCAAGCGCCCCATGCGCATCCCTTACAAAGAAATCGACGGAAGAAGCATGTTTATCATAGCCGCTACATTGCTTTTCAGCATTTACATATTTACCTACGGAAAGACATTAGATTGGTTCTCCTCTCCCAAAATACGGATTTATACGATTGCCATCCCCATACTGATTTACCTTTTTATCCACCGGCAACGGACACAGGAGAAGCCATACGTCAGTCTGAAACCACTCCATCACCATAAATCCATCATCGGATACACTTTCATGGTACTGGTCATGTTTTTCAGTGCCAGCAGTTCCCTGATTACCAATTACCTGAACAGCATTATCCGCGTAGACAGCGTGCATGCCAATTCGCTCAGCCTGGTGCTTATACCGGGATTCATTGTGGGAGCCATTATATGTTTCTGGTGGTTCAGATGGCAGCGATGGCGGTTCCGCTATCTCATTTCCGGAGGAATGTTCTGCTACGTCATCTATCTGGTCATCCTCTACTTCGGCATCACGCCCTACTCCACTTACGAAATGCTTTACTTTCCTGTTTTCCTCCGCGGACTGGGGATGATGACTCTTTTCATAGCCTTCGGTGTATATGTAGTAGAAGATTTGGACCCTAAGCTCATGCTGTCTAACGCTTTCTTTCTGATATCCCTTCGCTCTGTACTGGCTCCGGCAATATCCGCTTCGTTTTTCAGTAACCTGCTCTATTACTTACAAATTAAGGGGATGAATACCCTTTCCGAACACATGACGCTCACTAATCCACTGGCTTCCTCCCGCTATGCGCAAGCCATGAACAGTGCCTTGGCGCAGGGACATGGATACGATGAAGCCAGCCAGTTAGCCGCCAATAACTTTTATTCCACGCTTCAGCAACAGAGTCTGCTACTGGGCATCAAGACTGTAATCGGCTATCTGCTGATTGCCGCATTGGTTATCGCAGTGGTTTCCGCTTTCATCCCTTTCCATAAGACTCTGAAAGTGGCTGTGGTGAAGACGGGAGACGATATGGTATAA
- a CDS encoding TolC family protein produces MRYSTSSNFLRLLLIHILAVAPLWLTAQENAHLLSVDELFRLGTENSLQLKKSKLQEVIYNDQKKSAYTDRLPDIQVGASAGIIGQPVIFQRGLSHPVRPETPDWSQNYNINLTQPLYQGGKIQAKIHQAELKKQIAALNSADNEAEIKLILLQQYMTLFSYYKQREVLARNIEESEHRLKDIRRMKKEGIVTRNDEIRSELQLTVARTQAIYTYYELQRTCGML; encoded by the coding sequence ATGAGATATTCAACCAGTTCTAATTTTCTTCGCCTCTTGCTCATTCACATACTTGCTGTAGCTCCGCTGTGGCTAACCGCTCAGGAGAATGCGCATCTATTATCCGTAGACGAACTTTTCCGTCTGGGCACAGAAAACAGTCTTCAACTTAAAAAGAGCAAACTACAAGAGGTTATTTATAACGACCAAAAGAAGTCTGCATACACAGACCGATTGCCAGATATCCAAGTAGGTGCCAGCGCCGGAATCATAGGCCAGCCCGTCATCTTTCAGCGGGGACTTTCACATCCCGTGCGCCCCGAAACGCCGGACTGGTCACAAAACTATAACATCAACCTGACGCAACCCCTCTACCAGGGAGGAAAAATACAAGCCAAAATACATCAGGCCGAACTTAAAAAGCAAATAGCCGCCCTGAACAGTGCCGACAACGAAGCCGAAATCAAGCTGATACTGCTGCAACAGTACATGACGCTTTTCAGTTACTACAAGCAGCGGGAAGTGCTGGCACGCAACATCGAAGAGTCCGAACACCGACTGAAAGATATCCGCCGGATGAAAAAAGAAGGCATAGTCACCCGCAATGATGAAATCCGCAGTGAACTGCAACTGACCGTTGCCCGTACGCAGGCCATTTACACTTACTATGAATTACAGCGAACCTGTGGCATGCTTTAA
- a CDS encoding endonuclease/exonuclease/phosphatase family protein produces MKKLLFLISLWLCVTTADAQQNERDLYSVAFYNLENLFDTIHDAGKNDLEFLPSGSYVWTAEKYEAKLKNLAKVLSEVSRDRVPGGPAVIGVAEAENNRVLTDLVSQPAISNYKFVHYEGPDKRGIDCALLYDPEQFTVTNSKLVLSTPFEGDTVHLTRGFLIVDGQMAGERVCFIVNHWPSRGAKSPVRVHAAKQVRALADSLMRTDKKLKLIVMGDMNDDPMDESMVTLGARKYAKQVKKGEFYNPWWETLEDKGVGTLLYRGKWNLFDQIVVSRPLLKAKKGLKYDHNEVFIREYLFQQDGKYKGSPLRTHGGRVWLNGYSDHLPTIIYLKK; encoded by the coding sequence ATGAAGAAGCTACTTTTCTTAATTTCCCTATGGCTCTGCGTCACTACAGCAGATGCCCAGCAGAACGAGCGGGATCTGTATAGTGTTGCGTTTTATAATCTTGAGAACCTGTTTGATACGATTCATGATGCAGGTAAGAACGACCTTGAATTTTTGCCTTCCGGCAGTTATGTATGGACGGCTGAGAAGTATGAGGCCAAGTTGAAGAACCTTGCCAAAGTCCTGAGTGAAGTGTCGCGCGATCGCGTACCGGGAGGACCCGCCGTTATCGGTGTAGCCGAAGCTGAAAACAACCGGGTACTGACAGATTTGGTAAGCCAGCCGGCTATATCCAACTATAAATTCGTGCATTACGAAGGTCCGGATAAACGGGGCATTGATTGCGCTTTGCTTTATGATCCGGAACAATTCACTGTTACCAATTCCAAACTGGTGCTTTCCACTCCTTTTGAGGGAGACACTGTGCACCTGACGCGTGGCTTCCTTATTGTAGACGGACAGATGGCAGGCGAACGCGTTTGTTTCATCGTCAATCACTGGCCTTCCCGTGGAGCTAAGTCTCCGGTGCGTGTACATGCAGCCAAGCAGGTACGGGCATTGGCAGATTCCCTGATGCGTACGGACAAGAAACTGAAGCTGATAGTCATGGGGGATATGAATGACGATCCCATGGACGAAAGCATGGTGACACTGGGTGCACGCAAGTATGCGAAGCAGGTGAAAAAAGGCGAATTCTATAATCCCTGGTGGGAAACCCTTGAAGATAAAGGTGTGGGAACATTGCTCTATCGTGGCAAGTGGAACTTGTTCGACCAGATTGTGGTCTCTCGTCCTTTGCTGAAAGCCAAGAAAGGTTTGAAGTACGATCATAATGAAGTCTTTATCCGTGAATACCTTTTTCAGCAGGATGGCAAGTACAAAGGCTCTCCCTTGCGCACGCACGGCGGACGTGTTTGGTTGAATGGCTACAGCGACCATTTACCCACTATCATTTATTTGAAAAAGTAA
- a CDS encoding HlyD family secretion protein, translating into MSELQKKHKQLKRLRIRNITLNTVCILLALAGISWTINYFWKYVHYEITNDAVVDQYIAPLNIRASGYIKEVRFTEHQPVHAGDTLLILDNREYLIKVKDAEAALMDAKGAKDVLSSGIQTSQVNVAIQEANIAETKAKLWQQEQDYRRYANLLAEESVSQQQYEQVKTAYEATKARYQALLQQKEAAKSQYSETSKKSTGIKANILRKEADLDMAKLNLSYTIVTAPYDGYMGHRTLEPGQFVQAGQTISYLIRGNDKWITANYKETQISHIYIGQKVRIKVDAFRGHIFHGTVTAISEATGSKYALVPTDNSAGNFVKVQQRIPVRIELDDASPEEMKSLRAGMMVETEALRK; encoded by the coding sequence ATGTCCGAATTACAAAAGAAACATAAGCAACTGAAGAGATTAAGAATAAGGAATATCACCCTCAATACGGTATGTATCCTCCTTGCACTAGCGGGAATTTCATGGACGATCAATTACTTCTGGAAATACGTTCATTACGAAATCACCAATGATGCCGTAGTAGACCAGTATATAGCTCCGCTCAATATCCGCGCTTCGGGTTATATCAAGGAAGTCCGCTTCACGGAGCACCAACCTGTACATGCCGGAGACACCCTTCTCATTCTTGACAACCGGGAATATCTCATCAAAGTAAAGGATGCGGAAGCTGCCCTGATGGATGCGAAAGGTGCAAAAGACGTATTAAGCTCCGGCATTCAGACCTCGCAAGTAAATGTAGCCATTCAGGAAGCCAACATTGCAGAAACCAAGGCCAAGCTCTGGCAGCAGGAACAGGACTATCGCCGCTATGCCAACCTGCTTGCCGAAGAATCCGTCAGCCAGCAACAGTATGAACAGGTAAAAACCGCCTACGAAGCAACGAAAGCACGCTATCAGGCCCTGCTGCAACAAAAGGAAGCGGCAAAATCCCAATACTCCGAAACAAGCAAGAAATCCACTGGCATCAAGGCGAATATCCTCCGCAAAGAAGCAGATCTGGATATGGCAAAATTGAATCTCTCTTATACGATAGTCACCGCTCCTTACGATGGATATATGGGGCACCGTACCCTCGAACCGGGACAATTCGTACAAGCTGGGCAAACCATCTCCTATCTTATACGGGGCAACGACAAATGGATCACCGCCAACTACAAAGAAACGCAGATTTCCCACATCTACATCGGGCAGAAAGTACGCATCAAGGTCGATGCTTTCCGCGGGCATATCTTTCACGGCACAGTTACCGCCATATCCGAAGCAACCGGTTCCAAGTACGCCCTGGTTCCGACTGATAACTCCGCCGGCAACTTCGTCAAAGTACAGCAACGCATTCCCGTTCGCATCGAGCTGGACGACGCCAGCCCCGAAGAGATGAAAAGCCTCCGCGCAGGCATGATGGTAGAAACCGAAGCACTGAGAAAATAA
- a CDS encoding sensor histidine kinase yields the protein MRNGLYLIMILCTFLLSTQTKAQKEVKFNKDSIPPAFSKLKTYYNQPEVYLSHWEKIKKDIDNKKGDKTTDLFYLYKDRNYFHYNHGDLDSLKKYTPIIKDLSLRLHNKAEYYKNWSFLCEQIIYSNASKEDMEEMDKMYNDALKRKSEIGLAFSLNEIANFYGANKNYAKALPYITQAMQLFEKLKFWDEYTPLCSNYIVILTSTNKYQEAQNAFYHLDSLANLSLTSPSVNMSIARILMIKDMASVVFTEPQDTVILRKYLADIEDLYRKSPHENRIYLYNTKEKYAKLKGDIDTLLAYQDSSAEHYRKSRNVINLKRMYNNKASALHRAHRYDEAYLMLRKYVSLSDSLYKNDTQKQLNELSTRYNMNKLELEAKNISLKARNIQFLYACALIVVLITTLIIGIQFYRHKLKNNRLLRKQAQELQQANEKAQQAQIMKTAFIQNMNHEVRTPLNAIVGFSECLAEIPLSKAETKEISATIKKNSDNLLKIISDMISIANIDSGDQTLTYQEIPVNELVNKLLQEMKEYAQAKVKFYYTPCQTDYILSSNEDIVHQILINLLHNALKFTSSGEVELSYEVDNKNYKLYFHVRDTGIGVKSELKEKIFSRFYKVDSFVPGAGLGLSLCRILAERIEARVYLDDTYQNGCLFTFEHPLK from the coding sequence ATGAGAAACGGTCTGTATCTGATAATGATACTCTGTACTTTTTTGCTTTCAACACAAACAAAAGCACAGAAAGAAGTGAAATTCAATAAGGATTCCATCCCTCCTGCTTTCTCTAAATTAAAAACCTATTATAACCAGCCGGAAGTATATCTTTCTCACTGGGAAAAGATAAAGAAAGATATCGACAATAAAAAAGGAGATAAGACAACCGATCTATTCTATCTATATAAGGACAGAAATTATTTTCACTATAACCATGGTGACCTAGACAGCTTAAAGAAATACACTCCTATTATAAAAGATTTATCTCTCCGTCTCCATAACAAAGCAGAATACTATAAGAATTGGAGCTTCTTATGTGAACAAATCATATACTCCAATGCCTCCAAAGAGGATATGGAAGAAATGGATAAGATGTACAATGATGCATTAAAAAGGAAAAGTGAAATAGGACTAGCATTTAGCCTGAATGAAATAGCCAACTTTTATGGAGCAAATAAAAATTATGCCAAAGCCTTACCATATATTACACAAGCCATGCAATTGTTTGAGAAATTGAAATTCTGGGATGAATATACTCCATTATGCTCCAATTACATTGTAATTTTAACGAGCACAAATAAATATCAGGAAGCTCAAAATGCATTTTATCATTTAGACTCATTAGCTAACTTGTCACTTACCAGTCCCAGTGTCAATATGAGCATAGCCCGCATCTTAATGATAAAAGACATGGCCTCAGTGGTATTCACCGAGCCACAGGATACCGTTATCTTGCGAAAGTATCTGGCCGACATAGAGGATTTATACCGAAAATCACCACACGAGAACCGCATTTACTTATATAATACAAAAGAGAAATATGCCAAATTAAAAGGTGATATTGACACACTACTTGCCTATCAGGATTCCTCTGCAGAACATTACCGGAAATCCCGCAATGTGATAAACCTTAAAAGGATGTATAATAATAAAGCCTCTGCTTTGCACCGGGCTCACAGATATGACGAAGCTTATCTTATGCTACGCAAATACGTATCTCTAAGTGACTCATTGTATAAGAATGATACCCAGAAACAGCTTAATGAGTTATCCACCCGCTATAATATGAATAAGCTGGAACTTGAAGCCAAAAACATAAGTTTGAAAGCCCGTAATATACAGTTCCTTTATGCTTGTGCCTTGATTGTTGTATTGATAACCACTTTAATCATCGGCATCCAGTTCTATCGCCATAAATTGAAAAACAACCGCTTACTGAGAAAACAAGCCCAAGAACTGCAGCAGGCCAATGAAAAGGCACAACAGGCACAAATCATGAAGACAGCCTTCATCCAGAATATGAACCATGAAGTACGGACACCGCTGAATGCCATTGTAGGCTTCTCCGAATGTCTGGCAGAAATACCTCTGAGCAAGGCAGAAACCAAAGAAATCAGTGCCACCATAAAAAAGAATAGCGATAATCTGCTGAAAATCATCAGCGACATGATTTCTATTGCCAATATTGACAGTGGAGACCAAACATTAACTTATCAGGAGATTCCGGTGAACGAGCTTGTAAATAAATTACTTCAGGAGATGAAGGAATATGCCCAAGCAAAAGTAAAATTTTACTACACCCCATGCCAGACAGACTATATACTTTCGTCTAATGAGGATATCGTACATCAGATACTTATCAATCTGCTACATAATGCACTAAAATTCACTTCAAGTGGCGAAGTAGAGTTGAGTTATGAGGTAGACAACAAAAACTACAAATTATACTTCCACGTACGAGACACCGGCATTGGCGTGAAAAGCGAACTAAAAGAAAAAATATTCTCACGATTCTATAAAGTGGATTCTTTTGTACCCGGCGCCGGATTAGGATTATCCCTATGCCGGATTCTCGCAGAGCGCATAGAAGCACGGGTATATTTAGACGATACCTACCAGAACGGATGTTTATTCACCTTCGAACACCCATTAAAGTAA
- a CDS encoding MarR family winged helix-turn-helix transcriptional regulator yields the protein MENYNSSRGLILQILKTRMAFRQALQRVLKRNNIDITFEMLQVLSSLWQEQGISQQALAEKTAKDKACMTNLMANLEKKGWIMRQEDPNDRRNRLVYLTPAGEEISDRVRPLIKDFYTQTGQLMGIENLNACSNQLETLYEIFNQF from the coding sequence ATGGAGAATTACAATTCATCCCGAGGGCTAATCTTACAAATACTGAAGACCCGCATGGCATTCCGCCAAGCTCTGCAACGCGTATTGAAACGCAATAACATAGATATCACCTTTGAAATGTTACAAGTACTGAGTTCCCTGTGGCAGGAGCAAGGAATCAGCCAGCAGGCATTAGCCGAAAAGACAGCCAAAGACAAAGCCTGCATGACTAATCTGATGGCAAACCTCGAAAAGAAAGGCTGGATCATGCGCCAGGAAGACCCCAACGATCGCCGTAACCGACTTGTGTACCTCACTCCCGCAGGAGAAGAGATATCCGACCGTGTACGCCCTCTCATCAAGGATTTTTATACCCAGACGGGCCAACTGATGGGAATAGAGAACCTAAACGCATGTTCCAATCAACTAGAGACACTCTATGAGATATTCAACCAGTTCTAA
- a CDS encoding type B 50S ribosomal protein L31, with protein MKKGIHPENYRPVVFKDMSNGDMFLSRSTVNTKETIEFEGETYPLVKMEISNTSHPFYTGKSTLVDTAGRVDKFMSRYGDRKKK; from the coding sequence ATGAAAAAAGGTATTCATCCTGAAAATTACCGTCCGGTAGTATTCAAAGATATGTCTAATGGTGACATGTTCTTGTCTCGTTCAACCGTAAATACGAAAGAAACCATCGAGTTTGAAGGTGAAACTTATCCGTTAGTAAAGATGGAAATCTCTAACACTTCTCACCCGTTCTATACTGGTAAATCTACATTGGTGGATACAGCTGGTCGCGTTGATAAGTTCATGAGCCGCTACGGTGACCGTAAAAAGAAATAA
- a CDS encoding class II fructose-bisphosphate aldolase has translation MINYKDLGLVNTREMFAKAIKGGYAIPAFNFNNMEQLQAIVKAAVETKSPVILQVSKGARQYANQTLLRYMAEGAVEYAKELGCKHPEIVLHLDHGDTFETCKSCIDMGFSSVMIDGSHLPYEENVALTKKVVDYAHQFDVTVEGELGVLAGVEDEVSAEHHTYTDPEEVIDFATRTGCDSLAISIGTSHGAYKFKPEQCHVDPKTGRLVPPPLAFEVLDAVMEKLPGFPIVLHGSSSVPQEEVETINKFGGKLEAAIGIPEEELRKAAKSAVCKINIDSDSRLAMTAAIRKVFAEKPAEFDPRKYLGPARDNMEKMYMHKIINVLGSDGKLAE, from the coding sequence ATGATTAATTACAAAGATTTAGGGCTCGTAAACACAAGAGAAATGTTTGCGAAAGCTATTAAAGGTGGATATGCTATCCCGGCTTTCAACTTTAATAATATGGAACAGTTGCAGGCTATTGTAAAGGCTGCTGTTGAAACCAAATCTCCGGTAATCCTCCAAGTATCTAAAGGTGCCCGTCAATATGCTAACCAGACATTGTTGCGTTACATGGCAGAAGGTGCTGTAGAATATGCAAAGGAACTGGGTTGCAAACACCCTGAAATCGTTCTTCACCTCGACCACGGAGATACATTCGAAACTTGCAAGTCTTGTATCGATATGGGTTTCTCTTCAGTTATGATCGACGGTTCTCACCTACCTTACGAAGAAAACGTTGCTTTGACGAAGAAGGTAGTTGACTACGCTCATCAATTTGATGTAACTGTAGAAGGCGAACTTGGTGTATTGGCTGGTGTAGAAGACGAAGTTTCTGCTGAACATCATACTTATACTGACCCTGAAGAAGTAATCGACTTTGCTACTCGCACAGGTTGTGACTCTTTGGCTATTTCTATCGGTACTTCTCACGGTGCATACAAGTTCAAACCCGAACAATGCCACGTAGATCCGAAGACTGGTCGTTTGGTACCTCCTCCTTTGGCATTCGAAGTATTGGACGCTGTAATGGAGAAACTTCCGGGATTCCCCATCGTATTGCACGGATCTTCTTCAGTTCCTCAGGAAGAAGTTGAAACTATCAACAAGTTTGGTGGCAAGCTGGAAGCTGCTATCGGTATTCCTGAAGAAGAACTGCGTAAGGCTGCTAAGTCTGCAGTTTGCAAGATCAACATCGACTCAGACTCTCGTCTGGCTATGACTGCTGCTATCCGTAAGGTATTCGCAGAAAAACCGGCTGAGTTTGACCCGCGTAAGTATCTTGGCCCGGCTCGTGACAACATGGAAAAGATGTACATGCATAAGATCATCAACGTGCTTGGTTCAGACGGTAAATTGGCTGAATAA